The Populus nigra chromosome 14, ddPopNigr1.1, whole genome shotgun sequence genome has a segment encoding these proteins:
- the LOC133673482 gene encoding cytochrome P450 89A2-like produces the protein MESWFLILVSISISLFLKIIFNNFLTTKNLPPGPLSFPFIGHLLWLRMSAFKMEPILRSLHAKFGPMVTLRIGSRPAIFVADRTLAHEALIHGGAVFADRPPAVATRKFVTSNQHNISSSFYGPTWRLLRRNLTAEILHPSRVKSYTHARNWVLQILQNRFESQAKAGRPICVMEHFQYAMFCLLVLMCFGDKLDENQIKKIMEVQRQMIVNFGRFNILNFWPGVTKIVLRNRWRELFCLRKCQEDVLIPLIRARKKAKEDRVNKSKEDKEDYEDEYVLCYVDTILALELPEEKRKLNEEEMVSLCSEFLNGGTDTTSTALQWIMANLVKYPQNQEKLFMEIKGVVQDGEENIKEEELHKMPYLKAIILEGLRRHPPGHFVLPHAVTEDVVLGKYVVPKDGTINFMVAEMGWNPKVWEDPMAFKPERFLNSGGETFDITGSREIKMMPFGAGRRICPAYGLAMLHLEYFVANLIWRFEWRAVDGDDVDLSEKEEFTVVMKNPLQAQICPRLK, from the coding sequence aTGGAAAGTTGGTTCCTTATTCTTGTCTCCATTTCTATCTCTCTCTTCTTGAAAATTATCTTCAACAATTTCTTAACCACTAAAAACCTACCTCCAGGTCCCCTATCCTTTCCTTTCATCGGCCACTTACTATGGCTCCGCATGTCCGCCTTCAAGATGGAGCCAATCCTTCGATCCCTCCATGCCAAGTTTGGCCCAATGGTTACCCTCCGTATTGGCAGTCGCCCTGCTATCTTCGTTGCAGATCGCACCCTTGCTCATGAGGCTTTAATACATGGCGGCGCAGTTTTTGCGGACCGCCCACCAGCTGTTGCTACGAGAAAATTTGTAACTAGTAATCAGCATAATATTAGTTCTTCCTTTTACGGTCCAACATGGCGACTTCTGCGGCGTAACCTCACAGCAGAAATCCTCCACCCATCGCGTGTGAAATCTTACACTCATGCACGCAACTGGGTTCTGCAGATCCTCCAGAATCGCTTCGAATCTCAAGCGAAAGCCGGTCGTCCTATTTGTGTAATGGAACATTTTCAATATGCCATGTTTTGTCTACTAGTACTGATGTGTTTTGGAGACAAGCTTGATGaaaatcagattaaaaaaattatggaagtTCAGCGACAAATGATTGTGAATTTCGGTAGGTTCAACATACTCAATTTCTGGCCAGGAGTGACAAAGATCGTGTTGCGCAACCGTTGGAGGGAGCTGTTTTGCCTTCGAAAATGCCAAGAAGATGTTTTGATTCCATTGATAAGAGCAAGAAAGAAGGCCAAGGAAGACAGGGTAAACAAAAGTAAAGAGGACAAGGAAGATTATGAAGATGAGTATGTTTTGTGCTATGTTGACACCATACTGGCTTTGGAGCTTccggaagagaaaagaaagctcAATGAAGAGGAAATGGTCAGCCTGTGCTCAGAGTTTCTTAACGGAGGAACAGATACTACTTCAACAGCGTTGCAATGGATCATGGCAAATCTAGTTAAGTACCCGCAAAACCAAGAGAAGCTATTCATGGAGATTAAAGGGGTTGTGCAAGATGGTGAAGAGAATATAAAAGAAGAGGAATTGCATAAGATGCCATATCTAAAAGCAATAATTCTAGAAGGGTTAAGGAGGCACCCGCCAGGCCATTTCGTGTTGCCACATGCGGTGACTGAAGATGTAGTGCTGGGTAAATATGTGGTACCAAAAGATGGAACTATAAATTTTATGGTGGCTGAGATGGGGTGGAATCCGAAGGTGTGGGAGGATCCTATGGCATTCAAGCCTGAAAGGTTTCTAAATAGTGGAGGGGAAACATTTGATATAACAGGAAGCAGAGAGATAAAGATGATGCCATTTGGGGCTGGGAGGAGAATATGTCCTGCTTATGGTCTAGCAATGCTTCATTTGGAGTATTTTGTAGCTAATTTGATTTGGAGATTTGAGTGGAGAGCTGTGGATGGAGATGATGTTGATTTGTCTGAGAAAGAAGAATTCACAGTAGTGATGAAAAATCCATTACAGGCTCAAATATGCCCACGGCTGAAATAA